One part of the Vicia villosa cultivar HV-30 ecotype Madison, WI unplaced genomic scaffold, Vvil1.0 ctg.000359F_1_1, whole genome shotgun sequence genome encodes these proteins:
- the LOC131627359 gene encoding protein MAIN-LIKE 2-like — MERVNKMVSERPMVIFSKSSCCMSHTIKTLFCDFGVNPAVYELDEISRGREIEQALSRLGSSPSVFIGGELVGGANQERRHKETSSFHLSLSLMTITLDDVSSLFHISMPGNLFTAHIISQETTHLIFVEYLRVIVESVIKVFIFMRGAHFLLSWLRDRYGELVGHGMFEEAFRVYMLHLVGCTFLADKSHVYINAKYMWLFNRLEHCSWACGCAALTILYGALGEATVFETRQLVDYMSLF, encoded by the exons ATGGAAAGAGTGAATAAGATGGTTTCAGAGAGACCAATGGTGATATTCAGCAAGAGTTCATGTTGCATGAGTCATACAATAAAGACACTTTTTTGTGACTTTGGTGTGAATCCAGCAGTTTATGAACTTGATGAGATATCAAGAGGAAGAGAGATTGAACAAGCACTTTCAAGACTTGGTTCTTCTCCATCTGTTTTCATTGGTGGTGAACTTGTTGGTGGAGCCAATCAA gAG CGGCGGCACAAGGAgacatcttcatttcatctttcatTAAGTTTGATGACGATTACATTGGATGATGTCTCATCGCTTTTCCATATTTCGATGCCAGGTAATTTATTCACCGCTCATATCATTAGTCAGGAGACCACACATTTGATTTTTGTAGAGTACTTGAGGGTTATAGTGGAAAGTGTGATTAAGGTGTTTATTTTTATGAGAGGTGCTCACTTTCTCCTATCTTGGCTACGAGATAGGTACGGCGAGCTAGTAGGTCATGGTATGTTTGAGGAAGCCTTTAGGGTATACATGTTACATCTTGTAGGATGTACATTCTTAGCTGATAAGTCTCACGTATACATTAATGCGAAGTACATGTGGCTGTTTAATAGACTTGAGCATTGCAGTTGGGCATGTGGGTGTGCTGCGTTGACGATTCTATATGGTGCCCTTGGGGAGGCGACTGTTTTTGAGACCAGACAACTTGTCGATTATATGAGTCTATTTTAG